From a region of the Nomascus leucogenys isolate Asia unplaced genomic scaffold, Asia_NLE_v1 Super-Scaffold_285, whole genome shotgun sequence genome:
- the LOC100580484 gene encoding keratin-associated protein 4-6-like isoform X2: MVSSYCGSVCPDQGCSLETCCCPSCCRPSCCQTTCCRTTCCRPSCCVSSCCRPQCCQSVCCQPTCCRPSCCQTTCCRTTCCRPSCCVSSCCRPHCCVSRCCRPQCCQSVCCQPTCCRPSCCISSCCCPSCCESSCCCPCCCRPCCCLRPVCGRVSCHTTCYRPTCVISTCPRPLCCASSCC, translated from the exons ATGGTCAGCTCCTATTGTGGTTCCGTCTGCCCTGACCAGGGCTGTAGCCTGGAGACCTGCTGCTGCCCCAGCTGCTGCCGCCCCAGCTGCTGCCAGACCACCTGCTGCAGGACCACCTGCTGCCGCCCCAGCTGCTGTGTGTCCAGCTGCTGCAGACCCCAGTGCTGCCAGTCTGTGTGCTGCCAGCCCACCTGCTGCCGTCCTAGCTGCTGTCAGACCACCTGCTGCAGGACCACCTGCTGCCGCCCTAGCTGCTGTGTATCCAGCTGTTGCAGACCCCA CTGCTGTGTGTCCAGGTGCTGCAGGCCCCAGTGCTGCCAGTCTGTGTGCTGCCAGCCCACCTGCTGCCGTCCCAGCTGCTGCATCTCTAGCTGCTGCTGCCCCTCTTGCTGTGAATCCAGCTGCTGCTGCCCCTGCTGCTGCCGTCCCTGCTGCTGCCTGCGTCCAGTCTGTGGCCGAGTCTCCTGCCACACCACTTGCTATCGCCCAACCTGTGTCATTTCCACCTGCCCCCGTCCCTTGTGCTGTGCCTCCTCTTGCTGCTGA
- the LOC100580484 gene encoding keratin-associated protein 4-6-like isoform X1, translating into MVSSYCGSVCPDQGCSLETCCCPSCCRPSCCQTTCCRTTCCRPSCCVSSCCRPQCCQSVCCQPTCCRPSCCQTTCCRTTCCRPSCCVSSCCRPQCCQTTCCRTTCCRPSCCVSRCCRPQCCQSVCCQPTCCRPSCCISSCCCPSCCESSCCCPCCCRPCCCLRPVCGRVSCHTTCYRPTCVISTCPRPLCCASSCC; encoded by the coding sequence ATGGTCAGCTCCTATTGTGGTTCCGTCTGCCCTGACCAGGGCTGTAGCCTGGAGACCTGCTGCTGCCCCAGCTGCTGCCGCCCCAGCTGCTGCCAGACCACCTGCTGCAGGACCACCTGCTGCCGCCCCAGCTGCTGTGTGTCCAGCTGCTGCAGACCCCAGTGCTGCCAGTCTGTGTGCTGCCAGCCCACCTGCTGCCGTCCTAGCTGCTGTCAGACCACCTGCTGCAGGACCACCTGCTGCCGCCCTAGCTGCTGTGTATCCAGCTGTTGCAGACCCCAGTGCTGCCAGACCACCTGCTGCAGGACCACCTGCTGTCGCCCCAGCTGCTGTGTGTCCAGGTGCTGCAGGCCCCAGTGCTGCCAGTCTGTGTGCTGCCAGCCCACCTGCTGCCGTCCCAGCTGCTGCATCTCTAGCTGCTGCTGCCCCTCTTGCTGTGAATCCAGCTGCTGCTGCCCCTGCTGCTGCCGTCCCTGCTGCTGCCTGCGTCCAGTCTGTGGCCGAGTCTCCTGCCACACCACTTGCTATCGCCCAACCTGTGTCATTTCCACCTGCCCCCGTCCCTTGTGCTGTGCCTCCTCTTGCTGCTGA